A DNA window from Vigna angularis cultivar LongXiaoDou No.4 chromosome 1, ASM1680809v1, whole genome shotgun sequence contains the following coding sequences:
- the LOC108338982 gene encoding ATP-dependent 6-phosphofructokinase 2 encodes MAMAASSNSEAESASDISNLFKPIYLKDVPHLSHYVPNLQTRPNPLDHNPYFNTRHLRDHGFYLTHSDLVLRHIENDPSPLPRFAYHRAGPRKLIYFDPSLVRVGIVTCGGLCPGLNTVIRELVMGLWHLYDVRHIMGITAGYRGFYSSEPLPLNPKVVQHWHNVGGTLLQTSRGGFHLNDIVDAIQNHAFNQVYIIGGDGTMRGAVKIFEEIRRRKLEVAVVGIPKTVDNDVGIIDKSFGFQTAVEMAQQAISAAHVEAESAVNGIGLVKLMGRSTGHIALHATLSSRDVDCCLIPEIDFYLEGKGGLFEFLDQRLKENGHVVIVVAEGAGQDIIPRTDSQKEEQDESGNLVFLDVGAWLKSELNNWWARDHPHELFTVKYIDPTYMIRAVHANASDNLYCTLLAHSAIHGVMAGYTGFVTGPINGNYAYIPLEDVAQANNPVDTKDHKWSWVRSITNQPDFVRR; translated from the exons ATGGCCATGGCTGCATCTTCCAATTCAGAAGCAGAATCAGCATCAGACATATCCAACTTGTTCAAACCCATATACCTGAAAGACGTGCCTCACCTCAGCCACTATGTTCCGAACCTCCAAACACGCCCTAACCCGCTGGATCACAACCCCTACTTTAACACCCGCCATCTGCGAGATCATGGTTTCTACCTTACTCATTCCGACCTCGTACTACGCCATATCGAAAACGACCCCTCTCCCTTGCCCCGCTTCGCCTACCACCGCGCCGGTCCCCGCAAGCTCATCTACTTTGACCCTTCGCTTGTCCGCGTCGGCATTGTCACCTGCGGGGGTCTCTGCCCCGGCCTTAACACCGTCATCAGAGAGCTTGTGATGGGTTTGTGGCACCTCTATGACGTCCGTCATATTATGGGCATCACTGCTGGGTACAGAGGGTTTTACTCCTCCGAGCCACTCCCCCTCAACCCCAAAGTTGTTCAACATTGGCACAACGTCGGTGGCACACTCCTCCAGACATCCAGAGGCGGTTTTCACCTCAATGATATCGTCGACGCCATCCAAAATCACGCCTTCAATCAG GTGTACATTATAGGAGGAGATGGGACTATGAGAGGTGCAGTGAAGATATTTGAAGAAATACGGCGTCGCAAACTGGAAGTCGCAGTTGTTGGAATTCCTAAAACTGTGGATAATGATGTGGGAATAATTGACAAATCTTTTGGATTCCAAACAGCTGTTGAAATGGCTCAGCAAGCAATCAGTGCTGCTCATGTGGAGGCGGAGAGTGCAGTGAACGGCATAGGCCTGGTCAAGTTGATGGGTCGAAGCACAGGCCACATTGCTCTACATGCAACACTCAGTAGCCGCGATGTTGATTGCTGTCTAATTCCCGAAATAGATTTCTATTTGGAAGGGAAAGGAGGGCTCTTTGAGTTTCTTGACCAGAGACTTAAGGAAAATGGACATGTCGTGATTGTGGTTGCTGAGGGTGCTGGCCAGGACATAATCCCCAGAACTGATTCACAGAAGGAAGAACAAGATGAATCAGGGAACTTGGTCTTCTTAGACGTTGGTGCATGGTTGAAATCAGAGCTAAATAACTGGTGGGCAAGGGACCACCCCCATGAGTTATTTACGGTGAAGTACATTGATCCTACATACATGATTCGTGCAGTCCACGCAAATGCCTCTGATAACTTGTATTGTACACTCCTAGCACACTCTGCAATTCACGGTGTTATGGCAGGGTATACTGGCTTTGTAACTGGTCCTATTAATGGAAACTATGCATACATTCCTTTGGAGGATGTGGCGCAAGCAAATAACCCGGTTGATACCAAAGATCATAAATGGTCGTGGGTGAGATCTATCACCAACCAACCTGATTTTGTAAGGAGGTAG
- the LOC108331820 gene encoding 40S ribosomal protein S15: protein MAEVEVDVAAGAQPKKRTFKKFSFRGVDLDALLDMSTDELVKLFSARARRRFQRGLTRKPMALIKKLRKAKREAPAGEKPEPVRTHLRNMIIVPEMIGSIIGVYNGKTFNQVEIKPEMIGHYLAEFSISYKPVKHGRPGIGATHSSRFIPLK, encoded by the exons ATG GCAGAAGTTGAGGTTGATGTGGCGGCAGGAGCACAGCCGAAGAAGAGAACATTCAAGAAGTTCAGCTTCAGAGGCGTAGATCTGGACGCGCTTCTTGATATGTCCACTGATGAACTCGTCAAGCTCTTCAGTGCCCGTGCTCGTAGAAGGTTTCAGAGAGGGCTTACCAGAAAGCCCATGGCCTTGATTAAGAAGCTCCGCAAAGCG AAAAGGGAAGCACCGGCAGGTGAGAAGCCAGAGCCAGTGCGTACTCATCTGCGCAACATGATTATTGTCCCTGAGATGATCGGTAGTATCATTGGAGTGTACAATGGCAAGACCTTCAATCAGGTTGAAATCAAACCCGAAATGATTGGCCACTATCTCGCTGAGTTTTCAATTTCATACAAACCTGTCAAGCACGGTAGACCTGGTATTGGTGCCACCCACTCTTCTAGGTTCATTCCTCTCAAGTGA
- the LOC108347364 gene encoding subtilisin-like protease SBT5.4, translated as MSPKHSVLLLLSFILFSLFHAPVFATKKSYIVYMGSHEHGEGATDADFDRVTQAHHEFLQSYVGSFEKAKETMIYSYTRHINGFAAMLEEEEAADIAEHSEVVSVFLNKIRKLYTTHSWEFMDMTRGGVVPSESVFRKARYGEDSIIAHLDTGVWPESPSFSDEGMGPIPSRWKGICQHDMTGFRCNRKLIGARYFNKGYLADSGSEVKFNNTVRDYEGHGSHTLSTIGGNFVPGASVFGYGNGTAQGGSPKARVASYKVCWEDGQCADADIMAGLDMAIHDGVDVLSLSLGAGATEYFYDGLAIGAFHATMKGISVVCAGGNSGPYPETVSNVAPWILTVGASTLDREFHSIVHLHNGQRFKGASLAKAMPEKKLYPLINAADAKLANEPVENATLCLRGTIDPKKAGGKILVCLRGINARMEKSLVALDAGAVGMILCNDEPSGNDLVADPHLLPASQLTYKDGLAIYAYMNSTETPLGYIEPPETELGIKPAPIMAAFSSRGPNTVTPEILKPDITAPGVSIIAAYSGAVSPTEFDYDNRRVPFITMSGTSMACPHVAGVVGLLKTLYPTWSPAAIKSAIMTTARTRDNTGKAMLDVDGEKANPFAYGSGHIRPNRAMDPGLVYDLSMNDYLNFLCVTGYNQPQIMAFSGAHYRCPEIIEILDFNYPTMTIPKLYGTASLTRRVKNVGSPGTYIARLRVPAGLFISVEPRVLKFDKIGEEKSFKITVKVTIPGEATAFGGITWSDGKHHVRSPIVVGGVKG; from the exons ATGTCTCCAAAGCATTCAGTTTTGCTCTTACTCTCCTtcattctcttctctcttttccaTGCACCTGTTTTTGCAACAAAAAAG TCTTACATAGTCTACATGGGATCACATGAGCATGGTGAAGGAGCCACGGATGCTGATTTTGATCGAGTTACGCAAGCTCATCATGAGTTCCTTCAATCCTACGTTGGAAG CTTTGAGAAAGCAAAAGAGACAATGATATACTCTTACACAAGGCACATCAATGGTTTTGCTGCCATGCTGGAAGAGGAAGAAGCTGCTGACATTGCAG AACATTCCGAGGTTGTGTCagttttcttaaacaaaattagaaaactGTACACTACTCATTCATGGGAATTCATGGACATGACAAGGGGTGGGGTAGTTCCCTCCGAGTCAGTGTTCAGAAAAGCCAGATATGGTGAAGACAGTATAATTGCGCATCTTGACACTG GTGTATGGCCAGAATCTCCAAGCTTTAGCGATGAGGGGATGGGACCCATACCATCACGATGGAAAGGAATTTGTCAACATGATATGACCGGATTCCGTTGCAACAG GAAGCTTATAGGGGCAAGGTACTTCAACAAAGGTTATCTTGCCGATTCAGGAAGCGAAGTAAAATTTAACAACACAGTACGAGACTACGAGGGTCATGGATCTCACACACTGTCAACAATAGGAGGAAACTTTGTTCCTGGGGCCAGCGTGTTTGGGTATGGAAATGGAACTGCCCAAGGTGGCTCTCCTAAGGCCCGGGTTGCTTCTTACAAGGTGTGCTGGGAAGACGGTCAGTGCGCTGATGCCGATATCATGGCAGGCTTAGACATGGCCATACATGATGGGGTTGATGTACTCTCCCTTTCTCTTGGAGCCGGTGCTACGGAGTACTTTTACGATGGTTTAGCAATCGGGGCCTTTCATGCTACCATGAAGGGCATTTCTGTCGTATGTGCTGGTGGAAATTCCGGACCATATCCTGAAACTGTCTCTAATGTTGCACCTTGGATACTAACCGTTGGTGCAAGCACCTTGGACAGAGAGTTTCACTCTATTGTTCATCTCCACAATGGACAACGCTTCAAG GGAGCAAGCCTTGCAAAAGCTATGCCGGAAAAGAAGCTTTACCCACTCATCAACGCTGCAGATGCAAAATTGGCCAATGAACCAGTTGAAAACGC TACTCTGTGTCTGAGAGGAACAATTGATCCTAAAAAGGCAGGTGGCAAAATATTGGTTTGCCTTAGAGGTATCAATGCAAGAATGGAAAAGAGTCTGGTTGCTTTGGATGCTGGTGCAGTTGGGATGATTCTTTGTAATGACGAGCCTAGTGGAAATGACCTTGTTGCTGATCCTCATCTCCTGCCTGCATCACAACTTACTTATAAAGACGGGCTTGCTATCTATGCCTACATGAATTCAACTGA GACTCCGCTAGGATATATTGAACCACCCGAGACTGAGTTGGGGATAAAGCCTGCTCCAATCATGGCAGCTTTCTCCTCAAGAGGGCCCAACACAGTCACGCCCGAGATCCTTAAG CCTGATATCACCGCTCCTGGTGTAAGCATTATCGCTGCCTACTCGGGAGCTGTTAGCCCAACCGAGTTCGATTATGATAACCGTAGGGTTCCTTTCATCACCATGTCTGGAACATCCATGGCTTGTCCTCATGTGGCTGGAGTTGTTGGCCTTCTCAAGACTCTCTATCCTACTTGGAGTCCAGCAGCTATTAAATCTGCAATAATGACAACTG CTAGGACAAGGGACAACACTGGTAAGGCAATGCTTGATGTGGATGGTGAGAAGGCAAATCCATTTGCCTATGGGTCTGGCCACATCAGACCAAATCGTGCCATGGATCCGGGGTTGGTGTATGACTTAAGCATGAATGATTACCTAAACTTTCTTTGTGTTACTGGCTATAACCAGCCTCAGATAATGGCATTTTCTGGTGCACATTATCGTTGCCCTGAAATAATAGAAATCCTGGATTTCAACTACCCTACAATGACAATACCAAAACTTTATGGCACAGCTAGTTTGACACGGAGGGTGAAAAATGTTGGGTCACCAGGCACTTACATTGCAAGACTTAGGGTACCGGCAGGTCTTTTCATCTCTGTGGAGCCTCGTGTGTTGAAATTTGACAAAATTGGAGAAGAGAAGAGCTTTAAGATAACAGTGAAAGTAACAATACCTGGTGAGGCTACAGCATTTGGAGGCATAACTTGGTCAGATGGGAAACATCATGTCAGGAGCCCAATTGTAGTTGGTGGTGTTAAAGGGTAG
- the LOC108347362 gene encoding probable galacturonosyltransferase 4 translates to MITTRNIVLLLLSITVVAPIVLYTERLGTFKYPFAEQEFIEAVTAFAVSAADSGRLNLLPQEFSAALEEPSEVVHIKDTTNTKNLPRGFLFSKPGEHASARVLSATNEGGQTKGENPIKLVTDEIKKGNQSGNLEKYDTTGDVVNGEDAIDVDDNEGKLAKSFDASDQASETMDTKQEQQHTESSGQITKKGPSLLETDKHNDPKPADTRLRQLKDQLIQAKVFLSLQAIRNIPHLTRELRLRVKEVSRTLGDASKDSDLPRNANERMRAMEQTLIKGRQVQNDCTSAVKKLRAMLHSTEEQLRVHKKQTLFLTQLIAKTLPKGLHCLPLRLTTEYYSLNTSQQQFPNQQKLEDPQLYHYAIFSDNILATAVVVNSTVSNAKDTSKHVFHIVTDRLNYAAMRMWFLVNPPRKATIQVQNIEDFTWLNSSYSPVLKQLGSPSMIDFYFKTQRASSDSNLKFRNPKYLSILNHLRFYLPEIFPKLNKVLFLDDDVVVQKDLTGLWSIDLKGNVNGAVETCQQSFHRFDRYLNFSNPLIAKNFDPRACGWAYGMNIFDLVQWKKQNITEVYHNWQKLNQDRQLWKLGTLPPGLITFWKRTFPLHRSWHVLGLGYNPNTNQKEIERAAVIHYNGNMKPWLEITIPKFRGYWTKYVDHDLVYLRECNINP, encoded by the exons ATGATAACCACCAGAAATATTGTGTTGCTGCTGCTTTCTATTACTGTTGTTGCTCCGATTGTGCTCTACACTGAACGTCTTGGCACATTCAAATACCCCTTTG CTGAGCAGGAGTTTATTGAAGCGGTAACTGCATTT GCTGTCAGTGCAGCAGATTCTGGCCGTTTGAATCTCCTGCCCCAG GAATTTTCTGCTGCCCTTGAGGAACCAAGTGAGGTTGTACATATCAAGGACACTACAAACACAAAGAATTTGCCTCGTG GCTTTCTCTTTTCCAAACCGGGGGAGCATGCTTCTGCGAGGGTATTGTCAGCTACAAATGAGGGAGGTCAAACTAAAGGTGAGAACCCCATCAAACTGGTGACCGATgaaattaagaaaggaaatcAAAGCGGCAACCTGGAGAAGTATGATACAACAGGTGATGTTGTAAATGGGGAAGATGCTATTGATGTTGATGACAATGAGGGGAAACTAGCTAAATCTTTTGATGCTTCTGATCAAGCATCTGAAACTATG GACACTAAGCAGGAGCAACAGCATACTGAATCTTCTGGTCAAATAACCAAGAAAGGACCCTCATTATTGGAAACTGATAAGCATAATGACCCAAAACCAGCTGATACTCGACTGAGACAACTAAAAGATCAGCTCATCCAGGCCAAGGTATTTCTTTCCCTTCAGGCAATAAGGAACATTCCCCATCTCACTCGAGAGCTTCGATTACGGGTGAAGGAAGTCTCACGAACACTAGGAGATGCAAGCAAAGATTCTGATTTACCAAGGAA TGCAAATGAGAGAATGAGGGCAATGGAGCAAACATTGATAAAAGGAAGGCAAGTTCAGAATGATTGCACCTCTGCTGTGAAGAAGCTTAGGGCTATGCTCCACTCAACAGAGGAGCAGCTTCGTGTGCACAAGAAACAGACCCTGTTCTTAACACAGTTGATAGCAAAAACATTGCCTAAAGGTCTCCATTGTCTTCCATTGCGCCTTACAACTGAATATTATAGCTTGAATACTTCTCAGCAACAATTCCCAAATCAACAGAAGTTAGAAGACCCCCAACTATACCATTATGCTATATTTTCAGATAACATATTGGCAACGGCTGTTGTTGTGAATTCTACTGTTTCCAATGCCAAG GACACCTCAAAACATGTTTTCCACATCGTCACTGATAGGCTCAACTATGCGGCAATGAGGATGTGGTTTTTGGTGAATCCACCACGGAAGGCAACCATTCAAGTTCAGAACATTGAAGACTTTACATGGTTGAATTCAAGTTACAGTCCAGTTCTTAAGCAGTTGGGTTCTCCTTCTATGATAGATTTTTACTTTAAGACTCAACGGGCAAGTTCTGATTCGAACTTAAAGTTCCGGAATCCgaaatatttatctatattgaaCCACCTTCGTTTCTACCTGCCTGAGATATTTCCAAAGCTCAACAAAGTTTTATTCTTAGATGATGATGTAGTTGTGCAGAAGGATCTGACTGGTCTTTGGTCAATTGATTTGAAGGGCAATGTTAATGGTGCAGTAGAAACTTGTCAACAAAGTTTCCATCGTTTTGATCGTTATCTCAATTTCTCAAATCCTCTTATTGCAAAGAATTTTGACCCTCGTGCATGTGGATGGGCATACGGCATGAATATTTTTGATTTGGTTCAATGGAAGAAGCAAAACATCACCGAGGTGTACCACAATTGGCAGAAGCTG AATCAGGATAGACAACTATGGAAGCTAGGAACACTGCCGCCCGGTCTCATAACATTCTGGAAACGCACTTTCCCACTGCACCGTTCTTGGCATGTCTTGGGTCTAGGCTACAACCCCAATACCAACCAAAAAGAAATTGAACGGGCTGCTGTTATACACTACAATGGAAACATGAAACCATGGCTTGAGATCACTATTCCCAAGTTCCGAGGTTATTGGACAAAGTATGTTGACCATGATCTTGTGTATTTGCGAGAATGCAACATCAATCCATAG
- the LOC108323781 gene encoding snRNA-activating protein complex subunit isoform X1 produces MECSIPEAAECDLSIPIPRGGPIYVPNMVGPSTRVPHFQTSLLSELQNLEAELSEDFSHLDISVDDLKIFTEDQLMDIALKEVFKGTENDENHPPLPDQPNARCGDKKSKRKRRGTNNYVLDIDCIEKVEQVVRIKQKQEEDKAAAKLHSFNPAFKINEAAHKSTKTERMRTLRSTSSTRKQVNTVSLQEHVPVQYPEVVLFVEVYHNVRKGTKIQELLVLGGQMLTALRDKIFCSTDQVMHKAGQHDPSGYFLIEDVFCPDLRDPSAIDLTRPILDWLQNSKEEAQKKWEYIITGELQKKQKAIMGEQSASQLPHFRSIEMQKLRFCDLSFQLGAGYLYCHQGNCTHTLVIRDMRLIHPDDVNNRALYPIITFQLKLRFQKCSVCKIFRATKITVDDKWTPENPCYFCDECFSLLHQAEDGSALYTDFVEYDYNHD; encoded by the exons ATGGAATGTTCAATTCCAGAGGCCGCAGAATGCGATCTCTCCATTCCAATTCCGAGGGGTGGACCCATTTACGTTCCCAACATGGTCGGCCCCTCCACTAGGGTTCCTCACTTTCAGACTTCTCTTCTTTCTGAACTTCAG AATCTTGAGGCTGAATTGTCTGAAGATTTCTCTCACCTTGATATCTC GGTGGATGACCTTAAAATATTTACCGAGGACCAGTTGATGGATATCGCTCTCAAAGAAGTATTTAAG GGCACTGAGAACGATGAAAATCATCCTCCTCTTCCAGACCAACCCAATGCAAg GTGTGGTGACAAGAAatcaaaaagaaagagaaggggAACAAATAATTATGTTCTTGAC ATTGACTGTATAGAAAAGGTGGAGCAAGTGGTGAGAATCAAACAGAAGCAGGAAGAAGACAAAGCAGCAGCCAAGCTTCATTCATTTAA TCCTGCTTTCAAGATCAATGAAGCTGCACATAAATCAACTAAAACGGAAAGGATGAGGACCCTTAGGTCTACGAGTTCCACCAGAAAG CAGGTCAACACTGTCAGCCTTCAGGAACACGTACCTGTGCAGTATCCTGAAGTTGTTTTGTTTGTGGAGGTTTACCATAATGTTCGCAAGGGTACCAAG ATCCAGGAGTTATTAGTTCTTGGAGGACAGATGTTAACTGCACTAAGGGACAAGATCTTTTGCTCAACAGACCAGGTGATGCACAAAGCTGGGCAGCATGATCCTTCTGGATATTTTCTCATCGAA GATGTATTCTGCCCTGATTTGAGGGATCCATCTGCTATTGATCTCACAAGACCTATATTGGATTGGCTCCAAAACTCCAAGGAGGAGGCACAAAAGAAATGGGAATATATTATAACTGGAGAGCTGCAGAAGAAACAAAAGGCAATCATGGGTGAACAATCTGCATCACAGTTGCCTCACTTTAGATCCATTGAGATGCAGAAGTTACGTTTTTGTGACTTAAGCTTTCAACTTGGTGCTGGATATCTCTATTGTCATCAG GGTAACTGCACCCATACCTTAGTGATACGAGATATGAGATTAATTCATCCTGATGACGTGAATAATCGAGCTCTCTATCCAATAATCACGTTTCAACTGAAGTTACGTTTTCAGAAGTGCAGTGTTTGCAAAATATTCAGAGCTACAAAGATCACTGTGGATGACAAATGGACACCAGAAAACCCttgttatttttgtgatgaatgttTTTCCCTACTTCATCAAGCAGAGGATGGCTCTGCATTATATACCGACTTTGTAGAGTATGATTACAACCATGATTAA
- the LOC108323781 gene encoding snRNA-activating protein complex subunit isoform X2, translated as MECSIPEAAECDLSIPIPRGGPIYVPNMVGPSTRVPHFQTSLLSELQNLEAELSEDFSHLDISVDDLKIFTEDQLMDIALKEVFKGTENDENHPPLPDQPNARCGDKKSKRKRRGTNNYVLDIDCIEKVEQVVRIKQKQEEDKAAAKLHSFNPAFKINEAAHKSTKTERMRTLRSTSSTRKVNTVSLQEHVPVQYPEVVLFVEVYHNVRKGTKIQELLVLGGQMLTALRDKIFCSTDQVMHKAGQHDPSGYFLIEDVFCPDLRDPSAIDLTRPILDWLQNSKEEAQKKWEYIITGELQKKQKAIMGEQSASQLPHFRSIEMQKLRFCDLSFQLGAGYLYCHQGNCTHTLVIRDMRLIHPDDVNNRALYPIITFQLKLRFQKCSVCKIFRATKITVDDKWTPENPCYFCDECFSLLHQAEDGSALYTDFVEYDYNHD; from the exons ATGGAATGTTCAATTCCAGAGGCCGCAGAATGCGATCTCTCCATTCCAATTCCGAGGGGTGGACCCATTTACGTTCCCAACATGGTCGGCCCCTCCACTAGGGTTCCTCACTTTCAGACTTCTCTTCTTTCTGAACTTCAG AATCTTGAGGCTGAATTGTCTGAAGATTTCTCTCACCTTGATATCTC GGTGGATGACCTTAAAATATTTACCGAGGACCAGTTGATGGATATCGCTCTCAAAGAAGTATTTAAG GGCACTGAGAACGATGAAAATCATCCTCCTCTTCCAGACCAACCCAATGCAAg GTGTGGTGACAAGAAatcaaaaagaaagagaaggggAACAAATAATTATGTTCTTGAC ATTGACTGTATAGAAAAGGTGGAGCAAGTGGTGAGAATCAAACAGAAGCAGGAAGAAGACAAAGCAGCAGCCAAGCTTCATTCATTTAA TCCTGCTTTCAAGATCAATGAAGCTGCACATAAATCAACTAAAACGGAAAGGATGAGGACCCTTAGGTCTACGAGTTCCACCAGAAAG GTCAACACTGTCAGCCTTCAGGAACACGTACCTGTGCAGTATCCTGAAGTTGTTTTGTTTGTGGAGGTTTACCATAATGTTCGCAAGGGTACCAAG ATCCAGGAGTTATTAGTTCTTGGAGGACAGATGTTAACTGCACTAAGGGACAAGATCTTTTGCTCAACAGACCAGGTGATGCACAAAGCTGGGCAGCATGATCCTTCTGGATATTTTCTCATCGAA GATGTATTCTGCCCTGATTTGAGGGATCCATCTGCTATTGATCTCACAAGACCTATATTGGATTGGCTCCAAAACTCCAAGGAGGAGGCACAAAAGAAATGGGAATATATTATAACTGGAGAGCTGCAGAAGAAACAAAAGGCAATCATGGGTGAACAATCTGCATCACAGTTGCCTCACTTTAGATCCATTGAGATGCAGAAGTTACGTTTTTGTGACTTAAGCTTTCAACTTGGTGCTGGATATCTCTATTGTCATCAG GGTAACTGCACCCATACCTTAGTGATACGAGATATGAGATTAATTCATCCTGATGACGTGAATAATCGAGCTCTCTATCCAATAATCACGTTTCAACTGAAGTTACGTTTTCAGAAGTGCAGTGTTTGCAAAATATTCAGAGCTACAAAGATCACTGTGGATGACAAATGGACACCAGAAAACCCttgttatttttgtgatgaatgttTTTCCCTACTTCATCAAGCAGAGGATGGCTCTGCATTATATACCGACTTTGTAGAGTATGATTACAACCATGATTAA